A single Mesomycoplasma ovipneumoniae DNA region contains:
- the obgE gene encoding GTPase ObgE, with protein MRFIDQVSIEIQAGRGGDGVISFRREAHVDKGGPDGGDGGNGGSIYFIGDSGLNSLFPFYYTKKIFGNNGENGRSKNRTGANGKDIFVKVPLGTQVFSKNTLICDVVTQKKYLIARGGKGGQGNTRFKNSKNKAPRISENGEEGQKLVLQLELKVMADIGLVGKPNAGKSTLLSLISNSKPKIADYEFTTIVPQLGMVKSYNDSFVVADLPGLISGASLGKGMGIVFLKHIERCRAIAHVIDFGSQEKNPIDDFKSINAELANFSQKLLKLKQIIIANKSDLPSFKKNFELFQQEFPEIPVIEASLISNNSVEIQNIKRKMFELILQANQTENIEQTEKEEDFVEYNLEAPFLITNKFPGFYEVTGELIKKIVNKIPLNSQENIFRFNSKIKNIGLWNELLKLGIKSGDTVKIYNFEFQWS; from the coding sequence ATGAGATTTATTGATCAAGTTTCAATAGAAATTCAAGCAGGTAGGGGCGGTGATGGGGTAATATCATTTCGCAGAGAGGCTCATGTTGATAAAGGTGGGCCAGATGGCGGCGATGGTGGTAATGGAGGTTCTATTTATTTTATTGGAGATTCTGGTCTAAATTCGTTATTTCCGTTTTATTATACTAAAAAAATTTTCGGAAATAACGGTGAAAATGGTAGATCAAAAAACAGGACCGGAGCTAATGGCAAGGATATTTTTGTAAAAGTCCCCCTTGGAACACAAGTGTTTTCAAAAAACACTTTGATTTGTGATGTAGTTACTCAAAAAAAATATTTGATTGCCCGTGGCGGCAAAGGCGGTCAGGGCAACACCCGTTTTAAGAATTCAAAAAATAAAGCACCTCGAATATCTGAAAACGGTGAAGAAGGTCAAAAATTAGTTCTTCAACTTGAACTCAAAGTCATGGCTGATATTGGTCTGGTTGGTAAACCAAATGCCGGAAAATCAACACTTTTGTCATTAATTTCTAACTCTAAACCCAAAATTGCTGATTATGAATTTACAACAATTGTTCCGCAACTGGGCATGGTCAAATCTTACAATGATTCATTTGTTGTTGCAGATTTACCTGGTTTAATTTCAGGAGCAAGTTTGGGAAAAGGAATGGGAATTGTTTTTTTAAAGCATATCGAACGTTGCCGTGCAATTGCTCATGTGATTGACTTTGGCAGCCAGGAAAAAAACCCGATTGATGATTTTAAAAGTATTAACGCCGAGCTAGCTAACTTTAGCCAAAAATTACTAAAACTAAAGCAAATAATAATAGCAAATAAATCTGATTTACCCAGTTTTAAAAAAAATTTTGAGCTTTTTCAACAAGAATTTCCCGAAATTCCCGTAATTGAAGCCAGTTTGATTTCAAATAATAGTGTTGAAATTCAAAATATAAAAAGAAAAATGTTTGAACTTATTTTGCAAGCAAATCAAACCGAAAATATTGAACAAACAGAAAAAGAGGAAGATTTTGTTGAATATAATCTTGAGGCACCATTTTTAATTACTAATAAATTTCCAGGATTTTACGAGGTTACTGGCGAGTTAATTAAAAAAATAGTTAATAAAATACCATTAAATTCTCAGGAAAATATTTTTAGATTTAACTCGAAAATTAAAAATATCGGCTTGTGAAATGAACTTTTAAAACTAGGAATAAAATCAGGGGACACTGTTAAAATTTATAATTTTGAATTTCAATGAAGTTAA
- a CDS encoding MHO_1580 family protein — MNLDLIPSQSPEIQIARSYGQISFNYASNSSPNGIRQFVKIERDIVSNRYTVIVTVFSKIPGKVDVYVQVNNSIPAGPKVLELLPERFNQAIFTFGGLDGEKSKDNADKFQKIDNILVYLTKHNEQQMMLDNVVKIRNFSDVRKEYSIQNQGIGFKLLKSIKMANLGADASLEFSKTYEKIDEQTVYFFPVKFIQEKHNINIFKVGVDPETFHAGNIDRQINISDLKLTNLPIKSATAAKNFLNLSFQFRPDIYNKNTKPEIVEGKYIIGDIFITSSTFYDSKERVVYSGNSQISQQGFIIPYNFSGYLNPKVEMSINSDFEKISVGFSQQIHKKLIDYEKKKGIYRLKITNYPTPFIKSDEIKISNQDFKYVATNFLTIEQLRDLSFTNFKEDEENQLEE, encoded by the coding sequence ATGAATTTAGATCTTATTCCAAGCCAAAGCCCTGAAATTCAAATTGCAAGAAGCTATGGCCAAATTTCTTTTAATTATGCATCAAATTCATCACCTAATGGAATTAGACAATTTGTAAAAATCGAGCGCGACATTGTTTCAAACAGATATACAGTAATTGTTACTGTTTTTTCAAAAATACCGGGAAAAGTGGATGTTTATGTTCAAGTAAATAATTCAATTCCTGCAGGCCCAAAAGTTTTAGAATTATTACCCGAGCGATTTAATCAAGCAATTTTTACTTTTGGCGGTCTTGATGGCGAAAAAAGTAAAGATAATGCTGACAAATTTCAAAAAATAGATAATATTTTAGTGTATTTGACAAAACATAACGAGCAACAAATGATGCTTGATAATGTGGTAAAAATCCGCAACTTTTCAGATGTACGCAAAGAATATTCTATCCAAAACCAAGGGATTGGCTTTAAACTCTTAAAGTCAATAAAAATGGCAAATTTAGGAGCTGATGCCTCGCTTGAATTTTCTAAAACTTATGAAAAAATCGACGAACAAACAGTTTATTTTTTCCCTGTTAAATTTATTCAAGAAAAACATAATATAAATATTTTTAAGGTTGGGGTTGATCCTGAGACTTTTCATGCCGGAAATATCGATCGCCAGATCAATATTTCTGACTTAAAATTGACAAATCTGCCAATAAAATCAGCCACAGCAGCAAAAAATTTTTTAAATTTATCCTTCCAATTTCGCCCAGATATCTATAATAAAAACACAAAACCTGAAATTGTCGAGGGAAAATACATAATTGGGGATATTTTTATAACTTCAAGTACCTTTTATGATTCAAAAGAACGGGTTGTTTATAGTGGAAATTCACAAATTTCCCAACAAGGATTCATTATTCCTTATAATTTTTCAGGATACTTAAATCCAAAAGTTGAAATGTCAATTAATTCTGATTTTGAGAAAATCAGTGTTGGTTTTTCACAACAAATACACAAAAAATTGATTGACTATGAAAAGAAAAAAGGAATTTACCGTCTGAAAATCACAAATTATCCAACTCCTTTTATAAAATCTGATGAAATTAAAATTTCTAATCAAGATTTTAAATATGTTGCAACAAATTTTTTAACAATCGAGCAGCTTAGAGATCTTTCTTTTACTAATTTTAAAGAAGATGAAGAAAATCAGTTAGAAGAATAG
- a CDS encoding phosphotransferase, with translation MKKISIGFTNKSFRKDSQFIQEKVYNGMNHQIDYSILSNFDFVPKLISDSKEVIIWEWIEGSNVEITAESLEKIAYQLREIHNSNLVFPPSNHAFRVEQYLKILAEKGIKNPTIEKYNPFINEILVNMDKTKPLHNDLWLMNMVKKDKKIYFLDWEYASQGDIHFDLAYFIESARLDDDQEKIFLNFYGKLNYKLILLHRIFVLYLIILWVNAQETKYFDDTPYMEKLDNLYEQYKLWKE, from the coding sequence ATGAAAAAAATTTCCATTGGTTTTACTAATAAATCTTTTCGCAAGGATTCACAATTTATTCAAGAAAAAGTTTATAATGGAATGAACCATCAAATTGATTATTCAATTTTATCAAATTTTGATTTTGTTCCAAAACTAATATCTGATTCAAAAGAAGTGATTATTTGAGAATGAATTGAAGGATCTAATGTTGAAATTACCGCTGAATCGCTTGAAAAAATCGCTTATCAATTAAGGGAAATTCATAATTCAAATTTAGTTTTTCCACCATCTAACCATGCATTTCGGGTAGAACAATATTTAAAAATTCTAGCTGAAAAAGGGATAAAAAACCCCACAATCGAAAAATATAACCCATTTATCAATGAAATTTTGGTAAATATGGATAAAACCAAACCACTTCATAATGACTTGTGATTAATGAACATGGTTAAAAAAGACAAAAAAATTTATTTTTTAGATTGAGAATATGCATCACAAGGCGACATACATTTTGATCTTGCATATTTTATAGAATCAGCAAGGTTAGATGATGATCAGGAAAAAATTTTCCTTAATTTCTATGGAAAACTAAATTATAAATTAATATTATTACATAGAATTTTCGTTCTTTACCTTATAATTTTATGAGTAAATGCTCAAGAAACTAAATACTTTGACGACACCCCTTACATGGAAAAATTAGATAATTTATATGAACAATATAAATTATGAAAGGAATAA
- a CDS encoding MHO_1590 family protein has protein sequence MQITAKILSGLFATGIIVGGGILGWYLYNSRVEKSLSPLKKQLDFEVKNESEYKENDVFPNIYANDFYDTIKVKQGKVYIDEWLVENVIKEIISKVKVSFGSLNFRYKIDENQQTIYIEILWKYKKNKLNRNYKISLYQDI, from the coding sequence ATGCAAATCACTGCTAAAATTTTATCAGGCCTTTTTGCAACAGGGATTATTGTCGGCGGCGGAATTCTAGGTTGATACTTGTATAACTCAAGAGTTGAAAAATCATTATCACCTTTAAAAAAACAGCTAGATTTTGAAGTCAAAAATGAGTCAGAATACAAAGAAAACGATGTTTTCCCCAATATTTATGCTAATGATTTTTACGATACAATAAAAGTAAAACAAGGAAAAGTTTACATTGATGAGTGATTAGTTGAAAATGTTATCAAAGAAATTATTTCAAAAGTTAAAGTATCATTTGGATCTTTGAATTTTCGGTACAAAATTGACGAAAATCAGCAAACAATTTATATAGAAATTCTCTGAAAATATAAAAAGAATAAATTAAATAGAAATTATAAAATTAGCCTGTATCAAGATATTTAG
- the rnr gene encoding ribonuclease R, with product MEIISHEKLKNFLKDEKTFIEIVRKFNVPFDLNQHLTHQISTLIENFQVFKTLEGKYYWPKFIETRVGIFRATQSSFGFVEDKQNPAQKNNIFIPGRFTANALEGDEVKINIYIDRFKSDQFFGVVTKIIQRNTKFLIGKVVKNDKYWDFEPINFKGNFFFRWNSTQDLEINNFYKVKIIDYQKNVLKLDVIQKIGHKSEPFLHVKIPIIESEITDTFSPEVLAESSKIEQEIKNIDKNRVDLRNELVVTIDGDDTKDFDDAISIEQTKEGNFLLKVHIADVAHYVKQDSAIDIEAQKRGTSIYLPHMAIPMLPEELSNGICSLMPNVDRFTITMESLINKKGENLYIKIYPSVINSKWRLTYEKVNNFFAGSFSFGDTDLENMLKKCLNLNTILSNFKKKQGYIDLALDEVKIILDQEGYTQSLKLKRRGISEELIENFMIRANENVSEFLTKKKIPILYRIHATPDPEKITIFNQVIKSLGIQHSLKLNPSSKEFAHKINQIKLENNDNFLKYSILRTMQKAIYSTENEGHFGLAATFYSHFTSPIRRYPDLLLHRIIHNFLFKKSDDIETYKEILEKNSYSTTELEQKAFNLERKIINIKKAEYVQNLIGKSFRAQITSIIKSGFFVEIDGMFDALIINKSLPDSENDPYVLAEDNFCLYNKKHRFKLGEFIDVKIESANIWDGKISAVLTNY from the coding sequence ATGGAAATTATATCTCACGAAAAACTCAAAAATTTTCTTAAAGATGAAAAGACTTTTATTGAAATTGTTAGAAAATTTAACGTGCCTTTTGACTTAAACCAACATTTGACGCACCAAATAAGCACTTTAATTGAAAATTTCCAGGTTTTCAAAACTCTGGAAGGCAAATATTATTGACCTAAATTCATAGAAACTCGGGTTGGTATTTTCCGCGCTACCCAATCCTCGTTTGGTTTTGTTGAAGATAAACAAAATCCAGCCCAAAAAAATAATATTTTTATACCCGGAAGATTTACTGCAAATGCTCTTGAGGGGGATGAAGTCAAAATCAATATTTATATTGACAGATTCAAAAGTGATCAATTTTTCGGTGTTGTTACTAAAATTATTCAGCGAAACACTAAATTTTTAATCGGAAAAGTTGTTAAAAATGATAAATATTGAGATTTTGAACCTATTAATTTTAAGGGGAATTTTTTCTTTCGCTGAAATTCAACTCAAGATCTAGAAATCAATAATTTTTATAAAGTAAAAATTATTGATTATCAAAAAAATGTGCTAAAACTAGATGTTATTCAAAAAATTGGACACAAATCAGAGCCTTTTTTACATGTAAAAATTCCTATAATTGAGTCAGAAATTACTGACACATTTAGCCCAGAAGTTCTAGCTGAATCTTCAAAAATTGAACAAGAAATAAAAAATATCGACAAAAATAGAGTAGATTTGCGAAATGAACTCGTGGTAACAATTGATGGCGATGACACAAAAGATTTTGATGATGCCATTTCTATTGAACAAACAAAAGAGGGAAATTTTCTCTTAAAAGTTCATATTGCAGACGTCGCACATTATGTAAAACAGGATTCAGCAATCGATATTGAAGCCCAAAAAAGGGGAACTTCAATTTATTTGCCGCACATGGCAATTCCTATGCTACCTGAAGAATTATCAAACGGAATTTGCTCTTTGATGCCTAATGTCGATAGATTTACTATCACAATGGAATCTCTTATAAATAAAAAGGGTGAAAATTTATACATTAAAATTTACCCTTCTGTAATTAATTCAAAATGGCGTCTAACTTATGAAAAAGTAAATAATTTTTTTGCCGGTTCATTTTCATTTGGTGATACAGATTTAGAGAACATGTTAAAAAAGTGTCTAAATTTAAACACTATTTTGTCAAATTTCAAGAAAAAACAAGGCTATATTGACCTTGCGCTTGATGAAGTTAAAATTATTTTAGACCAAGAAGGATATACTCAATCCCTAAAACTAAAACGAAGAGGAATTTCTGAAGAATTAATTGAAAATTTTATGATTAGGGCAAATGAAAATGTTTCGGAATTTTTAACCAAGAAAAAAATTCCGATTTTATACCGAATTCATGCAACCCCTGATCCTGAAAAGATAACAATTTTTAATCAAGTCATTAAATCTTTAGGCATACAACATAGCTTAAAATTAAATCCTAGTTCTAAAGAGTTTGCACATAAAATTAATCAAATAAAACTAGAAAATAATGACAATTTTCTTAAATATTCAATTTTAAGAACGATGCAAAAAGCAATTTATAGCACTGAAAATGAAGGTCATTTTGGTCTTGCGGCTACTTTTTATAGTCATTTTACTAGCCCTATCCGTCGTTATCCTGATTTATTATTGCATAGAATTATCCATAACTTTTTGTTTAAAAAAAGCGATGACATTGAAACTTATAAGGAAATTTTGGAAAAAAATTCCTACTCCACAACTGAATTAGAGCAAAAAGCATTTAATTTAGAGAGAAAAATTATAAATATAAAAAAAGCTGAATATGTCCAAAATTTGATTGGAAAATCCTTTAGGGCACAGATAACTTCTATTATTAAATCCGGATTTTTTGTTGAAATTGACGGAATGTTTGATGCCTTAATAATTAATAAAAGTCTTCCTGATAGCGAAAATGATCCCTATGTGTTAGCGGAAGATAATTTTTGTTTATATAATAAAAAACATCGATTTAAATTAGGTGAATTTATTGATGTTAAAATTGAAAGCGCCAATATTTGAGACGGAAAAATTAGCGCTGTCTTAACAAATTATTAG
- the recA gene encoding recombinase RecA: protein MTEINDKSLLKQALSDIKKKFGNESIMVLGEKPPIDTEVFSSGSMAIDMALGIGGFPKGRIIEIYGPESSGKTTITLHAIAEVQKRGGIAAFIDAEHSIDSQYAKNLGIDIDNLILSQPDSGEQALDIVDTLAKTKAIDLIVVDSVAALVPMAELQGEMKDQVIGAQARLMSKALRKITASLNKNGTTVIFINQIREKVGVIFGNPETTPGGRGLKFYASIRLDVRKVQQISTGNDITGHSVKIKVVKNKLAIPFKTALVEIVFAKGISKSTELIHLGEELGILTRKGSWFAYNGENIAQGKMNLKLLLENNEKLFNEIKEQITEKLNENQKESSEI from the coding sequence ATGACTGAAATTAACGATAAATCACTATTAAAACAAGCTTTAAGTGATATTAAGAAAAAATTTGGAAATGAATCTATCATGGTTTTAGGTGAAAAACCACCGATTGACACTGAAGTTTTTTCCTCTGGAAGTATGGCCATTGATATGGCTCTGGGAATTGGCGGATTCCCAAAAGGTAGAATTATTGAAATTTATGGGCCTGAATCATCAGGAAAAACAACTATTACTTTGCACGCGATTGCCGAAGTTCAAAAGCGCGGCGGAATTGCAGCATTTATTGACGCTGAGCACTCGATTGATTCTCAATATGCAAAAAATTTAGGAATCGATATTGATAATTTAATTCTTTCTCAGCCAGACTCAGGTGAACAAGCCCTTGATATTGTCGACACATTGGCAAAAACAAAAGCTATTGACTTGATTGTTGTAGACTCGGTTGCCGCTTTAGTGCCAATGGCAGAATTGCAAGGTGAAATGAAAGATCAAGTAATTGGGGCTCAAGCTCGACTAATGTCAAAAGCGCTTCGAAAAATAACTGCATCATTAAATAAAAACGGTACAACAGTTATTTTTATCAATCAAATTCGTGAAAAAGTAGGAGTAATTTTTGGAAACCCAGAAACAACACCAGGTGGAAGAGGACTAAAATTTTATGCTTCAATTCGGCTTGATGTTAGAAAAGTTCAACAAATTTCAACAGGAAATGATATAACAGGGCATAGTGTAAAAATAAAAGTTGTTAAAAATAAGCTTGCAATCCCATTTAAAACAGCTTTAGTTGAAATTGTTTTTGCAAAAGGTATTTCAAAATCTACTGAACTTATTCATTTAGGAGAAGAATTAGGAATTCTTACCAGAAAAGGATCATGATTTGCATATAATGGCGAAAATATTGCTCAAGGAAAAATGAATTTGAAGCTGTTACTTGAAAATAATGAAAAATTATTTAATGAAATAAAGGAGCAAATTACTGAAAAACTTAACGAAAATCAAAAGGAAAGTTCAGAAATATAG
- a CDS encoding phospholipase D-like domain-containing protein — MFKRAKWIFYYFFLLIFLAGFSGTIYIIYVFLSRNIDWIAILTFVSVYSSTSVFNLFILLQRRRHEAKISWLIACSILPIIGPIAYIFLGRKYSNHQNVKHYFSQYQYFIGSSKTDEKLLEKIPKTDRDLLVYSSKYFLSPVQKFTGELIVDGHSFFEKLFNDIQKAKKFIFIDIYIVKNDFIWKKLKRLLINKRKQGIKVKIIVDSFGTYYIKTRQWLELRSQKIEVLLFNAFKVPFISGQSFYRNHRKVFLIDGKIVYTGGNNISEEYSGFDKNYGYWMDLNLRLEGEIVETYCRNFLFHWSKWGKKNISKSEINNFCKPEENSTQSTKIKNLGVVIQNGPNLPDSLIEGFILKSIYSAKKNIKLFSPYFVPTQKIIDALKDVLLAKIEVEIFIPGRNDILLIKTFNHYFAYKLFKKGAKIYFFKEIFFHGKAIIIDDNIGMIGTSNLDARSLFFQYETNLFFKGKILNKLLNHIDLLKKQNIIVEVKEFNKISNFFKFLIFFLKTLA; from the coding sequence ATGTTCAAAAGAGCAAAATGGATTTTTTACTATTTTTTTTTATTAATTTTCCTTGCGGGTTTTAGCGGAACTATTTACATAATTTATGTTTTTCTGTCTAGAAATATTGATTGAATCGCGATTTTAACATTTGTTTCGGTTTATAGTTCTACCTCGGTTTTTAATTTATTTATTTTGCTGCAAAGAAGAAGACATGAAGCAAAAATTTCATGGCTGATTGCTTGTTCTATTTTGCCAATAATCGGGCCAATTGCTTATATTTTTTTAGGGCGAAAATACTCAAATCACCAAAATGTTAAGCATTATTTTTCACAATATCAGTATTTTATTGGCTCAAGTAAAACTGATGAAAAGTTGCTAGAAAAAATTCCTAAAACTGATCGAGATTTATTGGTTTATTCAAGCAAATATTTTTTATCACCTGTTCAAAAATTTACCGGCGAATTAATTGTTGATGGTCATAGTTTTTTTGAAAAACTTTTTAACGACATTCAAAAGGCGAAAAAATTCATTTTTATTGATATTTATATTGTAAAAAACGACTTTATTTGGAAAAAATTAAAAAGACTGTTAATTAATAAGCGCAAACAAGGCATAAAAGTTAAGATTATCGTCGATTCTTTTGGAACTTACTACATAAAAACACGGCAATGACTTGAATTAAGAAGTCAAAAAATTGAAGTTCTTTTGTTTAATGCCTTCAAAGTGCCTTTTATTTCAGGGCAAAGTTTTTATAGAAACCACCGAAAAGTTTTTCTAATTGATGGAAAAATTGTATATACTGGTGGAAATAATATTTCTGAAGAATACTCAGGTTTTGATAAAAATTATGGCTACTGAATGGATTTAAATCTTCGACTTGAAGGCGAAATTGTCGAAACTTATTGCCGAAATTTCCTATTTCACTGGTCAAAATGAGGTAAAAAAAATATTTCTAAATCTGAAATTAATAATTTTTGCAAACCTGAAGAAAACAGCACCCAATCTACTAAAATAAAAAATTTAGGCGTTGTTATTCAAAACGGGCCAAATTTACCTGACTCATTGATTGAGGGTTTTATTTTAAAAAGTATTTATTCGGCCAAAAAAAATATTAAGCTTTTTTCGCCATATTTTGTGCCAACACAAAAAATTATCGACGCATTAAAAGATGTTTTACTTGCAAAAATAGAGGTAGAAATTTTTATACCAGGCAGAAATGACATTTTATTGATCAAAACTTTTAATCACTATTTTGCATACAAACTGTTTAAAAAAGGTGCTAAAATTTACTTTTTTAAGGAAATCTTTTTTCACGGAAAAGCAATAATTATTGATGATAATATCGGAATGATTGGGACATCGAATTTAGATGCTAGATCTTTATTTTTTCAGTATGAAACCAATTTATTTTTTAAAGGTAAAATTTTAAACAAGCTTTTGAATCACATTGACTTACTTAAAAAACAAAATATTATTGTTGAAGTAAAAGAATTTAATAAAATTTCTAATTTTTTTAAGTTTTTAATTTTCTTTTTGAAAACTTTGGCTTAG
- the secG gene encoding preprotein translocase subunit SecG — MLKTVLVIFIAIFGFLIVLVSLIMSPHSNSFSGALIGSSDLDLFQVSKERGIKKFTKWAMFILGFIFLALSLVIRLL; from the coding sequence ATGTTAAAAACAGTTTTAGTTATTTTTATTGCGATTTTTGGTTTCCTGATTGTTTTAGTTTCGCTAATTATGTCACCACATTCAAACTCATTCTCAGGAGCACTAATCGGATCGAGCGATTTGGATTTATTCCAAGTATCAAAAGAACGTGGTATCAAAAAGTTCACAAAATGAGCAATGTTTATATTGGGCTTTATTTTTTTAGCTCTATCGTTAGTAATTAGGTTGTTGTAA
- a CDS encoding MG284/MPN403 family protein, with protein MDDFRKPARSLRKKLKDPSEWTFVQKKSLVAFLFLYHKTNKLHSQKEKVYETLGITNKNDDLPISAIDRALSLLEPRYTKLLIKEFIDNDRNWIKKYWSKSTYYKNMHKAIDQFIIILNL; from the coding sequence ATGGATGATTTCCGTAAACCTGCAAGATCATTGCGTAAAAAATTAAAAGATCCATCAGAATGGACATTTGTTCAAAAAAAATCACTAGTTGCTTTTTTATTCCTATACCATAAAACTAATAAACTCCATTCACAAAAAGAAAAAGTTTATGAAACTTTAGGAATTACAAATAAAAATGATGATTTACCAATTTCAGCGATTGATAGAGCTCTTTCACTCTTAGAACCTAGATATACCAAGCTTTTAATCAAAGAATTTATCGATAATGACCGTAACTGAATTAAAAAATACTGGTCTAAATCAACATATTATAAAAATATGCACAAAGCAATCGACCAATTTATTATAATTTTAAATCTTTAG
- a CDS encoding DNA polymerase IV — protein MPKIIAHIDIDTFFVSSEIRLDPTLQGQPIAISRKEDFAMAVSISKEVKEKGFKITDKTVYIKKKIPNLVVIEPNLAYYRFLSRQFFDFITKNFTKKIEIYSIDECFLDLTDYFRKFKTIYQMLYYIKKKVQKELKLPISIGVSHNKLLAKMATNLAKHTREKITVIPRDKIRPLIYSQKIEKLFGIGMSTAQKLKNIGIFTISDLVNAGVDNEKIIQVLGVQRYGFFQSLTSTGDNIVSNKPENFKSVSHFRTFSHYASPTKTETLLLISEFLPSLVAKLDQFNKGTNRVEVYFKLKNKEQNRFFTDLSQPSNNYDLLYNNLIALANKIEDFSLLSGFGICLSKISDYDISVLNTSPKVKNIIASVNRKIGLKKLVVLKSFKN, from the coding sequence ATGCCAAAAATAATTGCCCACATTGATATTGATACTTTTTTTGTCTCATCAGAAATTAGACTTGATCCAACATTACAAGGCCAGCCAATTGCTATTTCTCGAAAAGAGGATTTTGCAATGGCTGTTTCTATTTCTAAAGAGGTTAAAGAAAAAGGCTTCAAAATCACAGATAAAACCGTATATATTAAAAAAAAGATCCCAAATTTGGTCGTAATTGAACCAAATTTGGCTTATTATCGCTTTTTATCAAGGCAATTTTTTGATTTTATCACTAAAAATTTTACAAAAAAAATTGAAATTTACTCAATTGACGAGTGTTTTTTGGATTTAACTGATTATTTTAGAAAATTTAAGACAATTTACCAAATGTTGTACTATATTAAGAAAAAAGTGCAAAAAGAACTTAAACTACCAATTTCAATCGGCGTTTCACATAATAAATTATTAGCAAAAATGGCCACTAATTTAGCCAAACACACACGAGAAAAAATCACTGTTATTCCAAGGGATAAAATAAGACCACTTATTTATTCCCAAAAAATCGAAAAACTTTTTGGAATAGGAATGTCCACAGCTCAAAAACTAAAAAATATTGGAATTTTTACCATCAGTGATCTAGTAAACGCTGGAGTTGATAATGAAAAAATTATTCAAGTTTTAGGCGTTCAGCGTTATGGATTTTTTCAATCTTTAACTTCAACAGGGGACAACATTGTTTCAAACAAGCCCGAAAATTTCAAAAGTGTCTCACATTTTCGCACTTTTTCGCATTATGCCAGTCCAACAAAAACAGAAACACTACTTTTAATTTCAGAATTTTTGCCAAGTTTAGTCGCCAAACTAGACCAGTTTAATAAAGGGACAAACCGTGTTGAAGTATATTTTAAGCTAAAAAACAAAGAACAAAACCGTTTTTTTACAGATTTATCTCAACCTTCAAATAATTATGATTTGTTGTACAATAATTTAATTGCGCTTGCAAACAAAATCGAAGATTTTTCTTTATTATCAGGATTTGGAATTTGCTTGTCAAAAATTTCTGATTATGATATAAGTGTGTTAAATACAAGTCCAAAAGTTAAAAATATTATCGCAAGTGTAAATAGAAAAATAGGTTTAAAAAAATTAGTTGTGCTAAAATCATTTAAAAATTAG
- a CDS encoding F0F1 ATP synthase subunit A, producing the protein MDFFSHWNQPQLFTLFILVVFVIILSIIIFFHIKKAKVDKAPSAIVLFAESYFLFIDDLVESSGEGYVNKAKPYIFSLFTFFLLGNLLSLAGLEPISTSLSVTLSLAIISWLGIFVVGSIFAKRYYILEFAKNPLKIIGAPAPLISLSFRMYGNIISGSVFFLIIYSGVLWLYQKIPLGAFGNFNLPVVLIFPPFLIYFDIIGSLIQSFIFVILTVSYWGMEVIHPPQKQKTEQKTLNIVQT; encoded by the coding sequence ATGGATTTTTTTTCACACTGAAATCAACCGCAATTATTTACTCTTTTTATTTTAGTAGTTTTTGTAATAATTTTATCAATTATTATCTTTTTTCACATAAAAAAAGCAAAAGTTGATAAAGCTCCTTCAGCAATAGTTTTATTTGCAGAATCATACTTTTTATTCATTGATGATCTGGTTGAGTCTTCCGGTGAAGGTTATGTAAATAAAGCAAAACCTTACATTTTTTCTCTTTTTACCTTTTTTTTATTAGGTAATTTATTATCACTGGCAGGTCTTGAACCAATTTCTACTTCACTTTCAGTAACCCTAAGTTTGGCGATAATTAGTTGACTAGGGATTTTTGTTGTTGGATCAATTTTTGCAAAAAGATATTATATACTTGAATTTGCAAAAAATCCACTCAAAATAATAGGGGCGCCCGCTCCATTAATTTCACTTTCTTTTAGGATGTATGGGAACATAATTTCTGGTTCTGTTTTCTTTTTGATTATTTATTCAGGTGTTCTTTGACTTTACCAAAAAATCCCGCTAGGTGCTTTTGGTAATTTTAATTTACCGGTTGTATTAATTTTCCCACCGTTTCTTATCTATTTTGATATTATCGGCTCGTTGATACAGTCATTTATTTTTGTAATTCTAACTGTTTCATACTGAGGAATGGAAGTAATTCACCCGCCACAAAAGCAAAAAACTGAACAAAAAACATTGAACATTGTTCAAACTTAA